In one Drosophila pseudoobscura strain MV-25-SWS-2005 chromosome X, UCI_Dpse_MV25, whole genome shotgun sequence genomic region, the following are encoded:
- the LOC4811662 gene encoding uncharacterized protein, producing MPFPIHPPKQMPCPHWQHFPISPVDTKANPFDSMGGAAAAANGSAAVNKPPEPVSYRYCLQCKASGKEGGNSSDRD from the coding sequence ATGCCCTTCCCCATCCATCCGCCCAAGCAGATGCCGTGCCCCCACTGGCAGCATTTCCCCATCAGCCCGGTGGACACCAAGGCCAATCCGTTCGATTCCATGGGAggagccgctgccgccgccaatGGCTCCGCTGCGGTGAACAAACCGCCGGAGCCAGTTTCCTATCGGTACTGTCTGCAGTGCAAGGCGAGCGGCAAGGAGGGGGGCAACAGCTCCGACCGGGACTAG